In Nymphaea colorata isolate Beijing-Zhang1983 chromosome 10, ASM883128v2, whole genome shotgun sequence, the genomic stretch GTGGACGATTCAAGCTGACAAGATTTTCGAAAGGAAAGTATTAAAGTAGACAGAAACAGCAAACAAGAAGATAATAAAGCACTTTGGGCCTGCTTTTTTCCTTGGCTCCATCCTAATAGCGCAGAGCTCGCTTCACTGTaatgcaattttcttttttaaaatgctCTCTATATCAGCAAAACGAGTTCTGCAACAGAGACCTACCTCCAACGGCAGAAGGTAAATATTTTTCTATCTTTGCATACTTCTATTCTgctctctttttattttatatgcacAAATCTACGTACACAAACCCACTAATTTGATGCATTAACTTGCACGATTCTTGGTGGTATGTTTTTTTTGGGTCATACATTgcacaacaaaataaaatagaataaGCATGTTACTGCTTCTTAAAGATAAAATGGAAGGGCCTTTTTATGAATATACTCCTTTTATTCTACAACGCCAACAGAACAGCATATGGATTCGGTTAATCATGCACAGTCTATATGATCTAtaaattgtcacaaaaaatgccgttttttaaaaaaaaacgcgtatttaacGTCAAAAACAGTtttgccgtataatacccgtactattcccattttttaaaaaaaaatgtcaaaaaacaaaaaatgcatataatgcTCGTTTAATATCCGTATAGTACCTGTATTATAcgttattttcccgttttttgccttttttcattaattattattttttataatttttaagatgtattaaatgtttaatttttaaaaaaaaattgctgaacttttcccgttttattcttgatatataaaactttgtcgtattatatcagttttttttctcgccgtttaatacccgtcccCGTTTTCTGTAACAATGATATGTTGTGTATGTGCAGGTTCTCAATTTTATTAGTGTAGTATTTATGCACTGGAGCCTTGTATTCAGTTCATCAAAGCGCAAATATACTGAGATCTTTTCCACAGTTCATGCTTTCCAACTCGTGCATTCAAGATCTTATTAACCAGCACACCACTATGCTTTTTAACAGCCTCATTCGGTTGAGGCACCGAAACTAAATCCACAGATTTTCAAATGACAGAAGGAATAATATGGCCTCTGATTAAGTAAGCCTTCTAACTTACTGTCTTGTAGTTTCCTTGCGGTGAATCTCAGGTCTGTCTCTGATACCACCGTTGGAAAGGTCTGAACGAAGCTCCATCGACTCTGCAAAACAACACACAATCGACTGAACAAGGAAAGTgagagaaataaaataataccaaaaatggtgattttttgGGGTCAAGAATTTGTTTCAAAGGGCCCATCATTCGATCTCTCTGTTCATATTGTATGATGAGGTGCTGGGCTATTTTTAACCTGAACGGCACCCGTTGGTTTTCCCTGTAGTGCACTCTTGGGCAGTCCAAAGGCGAGGAGATTAGATGCAGTTTATTATCATACTAAATTTTATAACAGTTTCCATAAAGAGGAACTAATATTCTctcattctttattttaaagGGCATGGCTTATGGCCACAGCCCAACAGAAACGAGTTCATCTGAGAAAATATTTACTAGTTCTTTTCACAAATCTGAATAGCCATACTCCAGTTACTCTTGCGACATTATATGAATATGCACCAGCACATCCCAATAAACTCGTACAAAATTTGTAGTTCCCAGTTGGGACGACGACTCCGATCCCCCATCTTCTTCATATGCATGAGTATGCACCCGACCAGCGACCACAGACTGGTACTTATTGCACTCTTTTCAAATGAATTGGCATGTGCAGTTGTTTCATGATAAAATTCTTGTGGGCTGACTTTGAAccatattttcatcatttcttttattaatcttaAAGACTTTGTAGCCATCAATCTTTTACATGCACGAGAAATCATAAATGTGCATTAAAATTCCAAGATTATTGATCTTAACTAATTAATGGAGCATTTGCAGAATGACCGATTATATTGAGACACCATGCAAGTTTAAGCTTTCCAAATGGATGCAAACATGAGGCTGTGAAGGGATCTCTAGTACAACCAAAAccttaagaaaatatgtaaaatttttctttcttctttctaaaTGACACAAGCCTGCATTGAGAAATTCTCACATTCGTTCATTTTGCTACGGCTAGAGATATAGATGGCATCGTCTAAACAACATTCAGAACAgtgatgtgtgtgtgaattgCATAAGCATTCTCCCAGTCAATGCAAATTGGCTATTAAAAGTCTCTCTAAACCGCGGGAGTCAGCAATTTCTCCACACATGGAGGCAAAACCTGCCAGACATGCTGTTGACTCAAAGCCGGTCTAAGTTGACAGTTAGTTGCCGCTAGTTAGCTGCCAAATCTCTGCTTGTGAAATGGTTCGCCGAGTCATAGGTTGGTGGATTCCGGAAGGCCTTTGCCCTTTCTTTCGAATGAGAGCTCGGCAGCTATTCTTGGTAGTCTCACTGCACGAGGTGGAGTCGGAGATCCCTCTCTGTATGTCATGGAGAACCCTCACCCTCCCACCTCCTCTGCTCATCCTCACGTCTTGGTCATCCCCTATCCGGCTCAGGGCCATATGATCTCTTTGCTCGACCTCACCTACCTCCTCGCCACTCGCGGCCTCTCCCTCACCGTCGTCGTGACGCCGGCCAACCTCCCCAACCTCGACTCTCTTCTGCACCGCTCCACCGCCGAGGCCCTCTCCGTCCAACCCCTCGTCCTTCCCTTTCCGACCTCCCCCACGCTTCCTCCGGGCGTGGAGAACGCCCAACACCTCGCTTTCCCATACTATCCCCACCTGATTCAGGCCCTCTCTGCCTTGTGGGAACCAATTGAACTGTGGTTCCGAGCCCACCCATCACCTCCGGTAGCCATCATCTCCGATTTCTTCGCCGGCTGGACCCAACACTTGGCTCGTTCGCTCGGCATTCGTCGAATCGCCTTCTACTCCACCCGTGCCCTCGTCGTCTCCGCCTTCCACTCCGTCTGGACTCACCTCCCCCAGCGTCCCGCAGATCGGTCCTCCGATGACTCCTTCCCCATCCAGCTTACGGATGTCCCTGGTTCGCCCACCCTCTCTTGGATCCACCTCCCACAAATTTATCGTAGATACCAAATCTCTGAACCCGTGTCTGAATTTCTGCACGACTCTTTCGTCGCCAATGAATCCAGCTGGGGCAGTGTGATCAACTCGTTCAGGGGCCTGGAGGCTCCATACCTTGACCATTTGGGGAGGGACGGGGCACGAGTTTGGGCCGTCGGCCCGATGCTTCCAGACGCCGGCCAGGTCTCTGGCCGGGGCGGCAAGAGCTCCGTAGCGCCGGAGAGGGTGCTGGAGTGGCTAGATTCGAAGCCCGACCGCTCTGTGGTCTACGTGTGCTTTGGCAGCCAAGCGGTGCTCTCGAACCTCCAGATGGAGCGCCTGGGGTCTGGGCTGGAGTCCAGCGGCGTCGACTTTTTATGGTGCGTCAAGGGAGCCACGACCCAAGCACGGCCGGAGGAGTACGGCCAAGGTAACTTAAAACTATACTTCTTTGAAGAAACCTTGTCAAAACATGCTGTGGATTATGTTCATGC encodes the following:
- the LOC116261672 gene encoding UDP-glycosyltransferase 89B2-like, which translates into the protein MENPHPPTSSAHPHVLVIPYPAQGHMISLLDLTYLLATRGLSLTVVVTPANLPNLDSLLHRSTAEALSVQPLVLPFPTSPTLPPGVENAQHLAFPYYPHLIQALSALWEPIELWFRAHPSPPVAIISDFFAGWTQHLARSLGIRRIAFYSTRALVVSAFHSVWTHLPQRPADRSSDDSFPIQLTDVPGSPTLSWIHLPQIYRRYQISEPVSEFLHDSFVANESSWGSVINSFRGLEAPYLDHLGRDGARVWAVGPMLPDAGQVSGRGGKSSVAPERVLEWLDSKPDRSVVYVCFGSQAVLSNLQMERLGSGLESSGVDFLWCVKGATTQARPEEYGQVPAGLEERVQERGLIVRGWIPQLLILKHRSIGAFLTHCGWNSTLEGLASGVPLLAWPMGADQYLNARLIADELGVGVRVCEGGQAVPDPAALAQAVVKLVRGPNKERARAAEMKMRACQAVAEGGSSLADVEMLVKELRSLCSPGTADEQQGWE